The genomic region aaaaAGCTTGTCTTTAACAGAGGGAGGAAAGGGAAGAGTTTTAATCGAGAGTCTACTGACGTCGTTCAAATCATTATCATCCGAAGAATCCTCTTTATGGAAATTTGGTATCTTGTCGTACCGGATTCCAGGATAAGTGTGTAGGTTTTTGTTGCGATATGAGGAGGAATTCAAGAATGAACTTGATTGGAATCGTAACCCAGGAAAATAGCCAAAGTGTATTCTACGAATGATACAATACATTGTGTGTAAAAagatgaatttaaataataattttaaaaatatatttaattggTTTGTATGATTTTCTAGTATCAAAGAGTTTACACCACTAATCCCATAACCAGAATCAATTGAAAcaaaagaaataaatatctGTTTATTAGATAGATTTTAGAAAATCTTTTGACACATTTCAGTATACTctcatatttaataattttcttttaatgtttttttGTTTTATCTTTAGAAATAGAatgtttttttaatattattaggGTTATCTTCTGCAGAATTCGTTTTTATTCATTgattacattttatttattaaaaactAATTGGATGTTAGTAAGTTTGAATGTTTGGCTTAATATAGCCCCTAGATTCTTCCTTTTCAATCAATAAAATCATCCTCGAACATCATCATATCATTTGAACCTGAatacataataataagaaactatgaaattaaatttaaaattttaaaacacaTAGGTTGACTTGTGCTTATATTCTGTACACAAAGTCAATATGAATATCAGCCCCTATGAACTGAGGGCATTTAACTGTTACCTCTTTATAAAATGGCTCTGCAGGTAACTAGGAGTTAAATTTAccaaaatatataattataagtGTTAGATAGAGCTAAAATGCGTTCAGAGTAGTGATTTCCTCGATTTTCACCAATATCACAATCATTCACGAAGAAAGGCTACCCCTGTACGGGCCACTTATCGTAGTCAGTAACCACAACAACCAATTTGTGGACGCAGCGCTCTTAATATATGCAATACCACGCCAAATGTGCTTTTTAGTGGCCACTAAAGTATGTTTAAACAGATCTAATGGAGCTTAGACTTTGAAAAGGAAGTTGATAGGAACTTTGTGCTCACTAGCCGGCTGCATCTCAGTGTACAGACCGGATGATTTCAAGTATACAGGAGTGGGAAAGATACACTGGAAGAAGGGAACGAATTTGATTCACGGAAGAGATACAAAATTCACACTAGATCTCAATTTAGGAGATAAATTGCAATTTGACCTGGAAAAAATCGTAATTACAGAGATCATAAGCGACACGCAATTGAAGTTAGAAACACCGCTACAGTTGGAGTGCCCTGATAAAAATGGAGTTCAATTCTCCGTAAGTCAAATTAAACTATTTGTTTTCAGGTGATTCCTAAAATGGATCAGTCTGAAACCTACGAGCAGGTTTCTGCGTCATTAAAACATGGAAACGCAATAGTTATATTCCCAGAGGTATAAGCGAGTTGTATTCTCGGAATAATTATTGTGTAGGGTGGTTCACATGATAGAACTAATTTGCTTCCCCTGAAGCCCGGTGTTGGTAAGTGCACAAATATTTAGAGATAATTAATAGCTCTAATGGCGTTCTTTTCAATCCTGGATGGAGCAGAAGATGTGGTTATCCTGCCAGTTGGGTTGGTGTACAATAATGTAAAGAAGGACCAGTCTGATGCAACGATATACTACGGGAACGTTATTAGCGTAAGTGCTGAGTACGTAAAAGAATTTTAGATCACCAGAGAAGAATGCGCCGAATTTGAAAGAGATAGGCGCTCAGTGGTAACAAAACTGCTGGGTAAAATAGAACAGGTAACTAAACAAGTATAAAGAAATTTTAggaaattaataattgtatgATAACAGCACCAGATATCAAAATTAAGAAGTGGATAGATTTGTGTGCAGTAAGTTTTAGATCAAAATAAAGTGTTTTCAGAGCCTGTACCCGCCAGAAAGGTCAAAAGTGCCAGTAAATATAGCCTTCGACCTGAGAAAGTTCATATCTAAAATATTCTGGAAATATGGAGATAGCCCAGAGACTTTAGAACTAGTTGATAAACTATCAGTGTATAAAAAAAGATTAGATAACGGATACCTACATGATGATGAAATCTGGCTGCTTAAGCAGTCGATGTATTCAGCATTCCTGTCCTTCCTGGAGGACACCATACGTTTAATTTGCTACAGTATAATAGGCTTGTCATTTGCACCACTCTGGGTTCCACTTTATCTCCTCTCGAACTACTTGGCGGAAAGACACAGAGTCAAGGCACTCAAAAACAGTTCAGTAAAACTTGTCGGAACCGACGTGTTTGTCAGCTACAAGTGTCTAGTTCTGATAGTAGTAGTCCCACTCCTCAATTTCTCGTTGGGACTTTTTATAGGACTTTATTTCTACCGGTTAGTTAATTAGGAATAATGGTTCCATAGAGATTTCAAGCGTAcaatatattcaatattCTGTTGCGTTGGATTTCTCCCAATGCTATATTATGGtaagaaatatatatgttattttctaataaacCTAATTGACTTGATAAACCTAGTAAACTTAATGAACCTAAAACaccattaatttattctaatAATCTTTTAGTTAACCTAAAGTATGCCCGCAAAATCCCAAGACTGTTAAGACAACTACATGTCGTGCCCTTAATAATCATGGGAAGGTAGGATTTTAACAAAACATCACTTTTAGAATTAACATTTGGAGAGAAACTGAAAGAGAACTGATAACCATGAGAACAGAACTCCAGATTCTAGTGAGCAACCAAAACTTAACTTGATTTTTAGGTCAGAAACTTTGTACACAAGATGGGACCCAAAGTATCAGACACATTTTTAACTGATCTGGGCTCGATTTTCCCAAGGGTATTTAACTCGTTTTCAGAATCTTTAGGTCCTAATCGATACCGACACGTCGCGACTGTGTTTAATCAGAGAACACTTCATGCCAATCTTCCGCACCCAGCACCAAGAAGTGGGCGAAGAAGTGctttaatttcattaaaatgCACCTGTATATGTATATGTATGTATAATTAGTAAAGTAACATATTAATCGATTAAGTAAACTTAgagtaaattaaaataagaAACTAGTCCTCCTTGTATTTGTCGAAGAACCGTCTGAGACTAGAACTGAGCTTAGAATAATAGGAGAAAGAAAGTAAAACAGCTTTCTTGAAACAGTCCCAGCCAAATTTGGTAATCAGGTAGAGCCTGTAGTACATCATCAAAATCATGTGATTGAAACGATAAAACTTGGACTTCTTTAGTTCCTCAAACGGGTCAGGCTCGGTGCGAGGGTCGGGTTCGATTTTCTTGAAAACTTTCCTGGCGAAAAGCGCGTCAACCTTTTTTTGCTTCTTCAAGAGATCGTTGATGACGGTTTTTAGACCCTTCAACTCCTTATCTTCAGGGTTCAAACTCAAACCCTTCTCGCAATTCGACAAGGCGTTGTCAAAGTTCTTTAGTTTTATATCAGCTTGAACAATCCTCAAGTGAGCCTTGAGGTTCTTCTCATCGTACATTAAAACATAGTGACAGTACTGTTTGCACATGGCAAAATCCTCCTTTTTCAGAAACGCCAACGACAGGTTAGAACAGAGTGCCACGTACATTTTGGTGTACTCGTTCAGTGACTCCTCCGTAACTGAATTGGTCTCACTCTTAGACTTGTTTAAGATGTACGATAGTGAGTTTATGGAGTTTGACCACTTTTCAATGGCGCCATCAATGTCGCCTTTCGAAAACAACTCGTTGCCCTTTTCCCTAGTATCGTAGACACTTTGTGTGTTGGACGAACCACTTGTATCCAGATCAGAATTACTGACCTGATTTTCAGTGGATGTCAGTAGAGATTCGGATTCAAgtaaattatcattttcactAAAATCCATCTCTTTGGAATCTTTTGGTGATCCTCTAgaattttccaaattatcTTCTGACATTTTACCCTCTTACTGTCCTGTACTTTATTCTCTTTTTAGGTTCCTGATTCTGAGGAGTTTGGGGAACTTGAGGAGACGGAGTTGTTGCCCACTTGTAGAAAGATACTGACCCTTTATATATACCATAAAGGGGGACAGTCAGGAACAGCTTATATGCAAAGTCAAAGAAAACAGACAGAAGAGTGGCGGCGGTTGTTACTATGAAAAGGTCGTTAGACAGGCTGAACTCGAGTCCAAGCTTCAAGTTGCTGAAAATACTATACAAACTAAACGAATATCCCAAAAGTATGAGAGAAACGCGCCAGAAATACCCAAGCTTTGTGTAAGGGAGTTTTTTGTGATAGAGGTCTCTGGCAAACTTAAGAGCCCAAAGAATCTGAATtttaaaagtattaaattaaataataaaaggTTTATTAGAGTATAAACTTTAATTTGGAATAAAAGAGTTGAATAGGTGTTAGTGGTGAAAACTTACAACTGAAAACAAAAAAACTAGTGTGTAATATCTTCCAACTTTTTTTTCTCGATCTGCACGTTTTTTTTCGGAACGCTGAGCCATTTtacataataaataaacaGGTATTTTCATAAATGTAGTGGTAAATTATGGTGGAAAGTTAATCGTTTAATGTGTACATTGGTTTGAAAGATTCCAAAAACTCATCGTATAGAATCATTCCCTCCTCGTTGGTATCTATGCATTCAACCAAAACTTCCGTTTGTTCCATGGTTAGAGGTGCTCTAAAAATCATGTTATAAGAATAAACCTACTCTTGTCCTCCTATAATCTCGTTCAATACGTAAAGAACTTCTTTGAATTCATTAACGTAAACCTTCCCTACGTGCTCCTTATCGTAGTAGCTAAACGCCCTTTTAAGGCTGTTTTTATGATTGTACATAGTAGCGCATATATGATGCCACATCtacataatattttccCCTAGTTATCTAGGTAATAAAACAACATTGTGttgtataaaaaatataaataacttTGTACCTCGTCAACTACTGAGTATTTGCTCTCGTCAACTACATAAAATGCCTGTAGGAATTCAAGATAATTGATTTTCTGGGAGTTTGTAAAGTCGATCATCCTTGCTAACTCAGTCAAATGGTGATCAGTGAGTTTTACACCTATTTCTTCTTCTGCTTTGGAGAGATCTAGAGTCTTTAAAGCTTTGACGAAATCATCATAGGAAAGCAGGCCTTCTCCAGCTTTATCGTATTCTTGGAACTTTTGGAATAGTGCAAATGCCCTTATTGCAGAGGATCTTCTCCTATTAATCTCGAGTCTTTCCTTCTCCAAATTTTCAATGTTATTATTTGGGTTGCAGTACTTAAGAGCAGATTCAACCctatttgataaaattagaCGACCAATTGATGGAAGAGCCTTTTCCATCCATTCTTCAGTTGGATGATACTTGATTGAAGCGGAGTATATTACCTTTAGCTTACTTAAAAATTCTACAATGTCAGCCTTTCCCTGACTGGTGCCGTCGAGGCAACTCGAGAAAATAGTTCTGATTAAAATCTTGATTTGCGGATATGACAATCCAATGCTTAATTTTCTGATGGCATCATCAAGCTCAGAATATGACACTGAGCCGTCCAAGTTTCTATCAAAAATCATCAATAACTCCCTTAGGTTTAAATCAGATTTAACCATTGTGTCAAAGAtctataaaaaaatttaaaaatagttaaaGTAGTGATAAATTATCTGGTAGTGTgtgaattaaaaatacatgTGAAATGAACTCTCTTCTTAGATGTTGATGGCCGTGTCTAACTGGATCGAAACCTATGATAATGTTTTTTAACACTTCGTTGTAGTGGACGAGGCCAGTATTTTCGCAAACAGCTTTAAGCTGTTTGATGCTGAAGAGTGAAGGTATGGTAGTTTTGGCCAAATCGTCGAGAGCATTcctgaaaatttttttaagATTAGAAATTACCTCCAGGCCTCAGGTGAAATAGTtccatttttattcttGTCGTGTTTGTAGCAGTTAAGCCATAGTTTCTGCTTGTGTTCGCAAATAAGTTCACAGATTTTCATCATCACATCCTGGGTacaattttcataaattgGTTTCCTCTTTTTGTTTTTCTCCTAATAAACATAATATGGAAAATTAGAATTACCTCAAGTTCCATCCTTCCAAAAACGGTGGACTCAAGAAGCTTTTGAGTTACTTTGTTTGTGCTATTTTCCAGGGAGTGAATAGATTCTAGTGAGGGTGATATATATTCGTGCGCTTCAAACTTTAAACCTTGTGTGAAAATCAACTAAAAAACATAAGATTTGTAAAACTTACAATAGCTCCAGTGTTGTGGGTAGTTTGACAATAGTTAGAGGCTGAGAACAAAGTAATACATTTCCCGCTGTGTAGAATATCTATTCCCCTGAGTGTGTCTGGAACCTGGTGTGATCTAATACaaatttccaaattattcatttctAGGAATTTTTCTGTGATGTCAGGCCCAAATCTTATACAACCCGCACCTCTACTACTTGAAGCAATTCCTTTTCCACGTTGCGGGTCTGACCATAGCAAATCAAACATTAAGCTATCTTCCCGTTTATCTGGACTTGCTGGACAAGTCCTCTTACGATTGACACGGCTTATTTCATTCAAAGTTACGTTATGCTCTCTGAAAAGTCCTCCATGAACGACTATAATTCTTTTCTCTATGATAATAACTAGTGGTAGCTCCCAAAAAAGTTTTTGgaataaattgtaaatgTGACCGTCGTATTTTGATTTAACCTCACCAGTAAATCCGTACGTTTCATTCATATCGTCAGACTCATGATTACCTCTGTTAATTATAACAGAAGTGGGTTCGGCCAATTTGAATGCAAACAACAACAGAAAAATGTTGGATGCAAAGGTGCCCCTATCGGCAATATCTCCGTTAAATAAGTACACATTTCTTTTAGACGGAGGGCCAAACTTATAAAATATCCACAACAAGTCATTAAGCTGACCGTGAAGGTCTCCTACTATGATAACGTTACTGTTGTCGTGTGTAGGGATGGAAATATGGTTGATAACCCCTTCATCATTATTCTGATACCACATTAACATATCAAGCATAATCTTTTGCGCGTAGTCTATTGGAAGTTGGATCTAAAGAATTAATTTCGAAAATTAACTTACGTTAGCTCCAGATTTGTACATGTCCAATAGTTCATGGGCAAATTTGAGGGTTACGACCTTACCCAGTTTCGGTCCGTTATAATCTGAAGGCGGATAATCTTTCCTTTCAAATTCGAAGGTCTGGTCAGAAAACCTTCTTCTTAGAATTCCTGATTTGATCAAATAAGAATCCTTTTTTGAATAATGATATTTCAAACGTTCGATAATAGGCAGTAATACATTcctaaattaaaataatgttatttcTTATTTACTTTTTAGATTCAAGTGTTCTAAACTCCTGTAGGCTTTCCATATGGTTCCAAAAATGGAACGACATGGTCTTAATATAGTTGGATCTTGCTAGAAACATTCTCACGGTCGCTTGTATTCTCGTTGAGGCTGCTTCCTTTTCTAAAAATGAAATGTgtaacaaatatttatttttaaaatgtttaaaatcACTAACCATCATAGGGTTTTAATGTTTCTAAGGGGATAAACAAGGCTGTTTCAGCCTTGGTATCGAACACGTTAGTTCCATTAAGATTTCCATTAGTGCACTGAGGCAGTTTTTTGACAAGCTCAACACCGACGAGTTGATTTACTACATTTCCAGTTGgctttttaatatattccTTTTTGccaatatattttacaacaCCTCTAAAGCCGTAGACCATAACCTGGTCATTTACTTTCACGTCTTCCATCAGCGTTAGCGACGAAGGActcaaaatattaaaggTAAATTAATCAAGAAAATGAGATCTATATATCTCACATAGATAAATAAAACGTTAAAACagaaatgtgtaagtaAAAAGAGtcaaaaaaatcaattattgAATGGGGATATCAAAATATAACTTTTgcataaaatataataaaagatTTAAGATCAATGCTAAAATATTGATGATTAATATCATACATTTTACATtctgaaaaaattaatttattagatcACCAAATTGTACATTTGCACGGGAATCTTGATTTAGGTTGGGGAAATCTACTCTTCCcttataaaattttaagatttTCCACCAATTTATGATATAATTAgcttaaaattttttgttacattaatttacttAGATGAACTCGTTTTCAGCTCATAAGGCCCTTCCTTATACAATATTCGTGTACAACTAAGGGTTGTCTGATTGAATTATTAGATTCTGAGGTATCCTTTTGGGGGGGTATCTTTATTGCGATGCTAGTTCCTATTTTAATTGGCTCTGAACATACCATACATAGTGTATTCGTATCTATCCTCACTGGCTGCAATGATGTCAGCTTGTAGAGAGACAATGAAGTTTTTGAGTGTAAAGATCTTGCTAGTCCTTTTTTTACTGACTTAGTTCTCTGACTATGTAACATTCTCAGTTGCAAATGGTTAAATAGATTTGCAAATTCATTGAAATTCCAATCTCCTGGTATAACCTCCAGCAAGCTTGTTCCGTTAAGTGAAGAATTATAACCGCAGAAGTGTATGTATTTAGATATCAAATGTTTCGTTATCGTTGTTTTGTTTTCGGTACCAGTGTGAGAAACTATAATTTTTAAGAGATCCATGATCAAATTGTCTATGGAAGTCTCAGATTCCTGGTTAATGATGTATAGGTTTGTGTCTGCCAGCGGCCACTCCTCCGCCTTCTCAGTCCAATAATCGTAGTATGTAAAAAGTCTCTTGTATGGGTTATCTTTGTTCAGCTGATcaaatttagttatatctCCAAAACAGAGGCAGTATGCCTCACATAATTTAACTTGGTTTGTAACCCACTTGGTATATATGGTTTCAAGGGCTTGATAATGTTTTCCAAGTTTCGAATACAGTATTACTCTTGCCTCTGGCATGTCCAGACTACAGATCAAGTTTTCTATTTTAGGTAAATCGAAAGTATAGTTTCCCTCTAAAAGCTGAAACAACGCCTGCTTTCTATCATTCTGGCTCTCGAACCCTTGCTTATTGTCAACATTAAAATTCCCCTGTGTTGAGGAAACTAACGAAGAGTTAATCTTGTTAAACTTACGAGattgtatataatactTGACCAGAAGAGTGTTTTCATGAACTCCTCCcgatttatttttcaataccAGGTCCTCTAGATATTTTATTTGCAATTGAGGCATATCCGTGTGTCCGTGTGAGCTCTgcattaattatatatttatgtaattaTACCTTTTTACAGTGTTCATTTATCATTGATAGAATTTCATCAGAATTCAGAGGCAATGTGGTGTGGTTCTTTGTGAGTACATTCAAGGCTAAAACCAGTTATTACCTAATCAAGTACCTGATGACGGTGAGCTTTCAAAAAGAAGCGGGAGGTATGTGTAAAGAATCTCCTTTGTTTCTTCTGGTGTAAAATTAGGTGAGAGTTCTAAAActtcttttaaatttcattatgTAATACctgaatttttattctttccTACTGAATCTAGAACCAAGTTAATGCATGAAGCTAGCTCTATGCATGGTGTGTCAGAACCTCCTTCCAAGTTATGGTGTGAGTGTACATTTCTTGATGTTACAAGATCAGAAAGTACTCCCATAGCTTCTATAAGACGCCCATCTCTTATAAGCAATTTAGCATATAAATCACTTTTATCCATGTCAATCAAATGATTTTTAGTTGCATCTACATCCACAAACGAACTGTTTTTATCTTTTCTCAGTATATGGTTATATCTCAAATCGTCAGACTCTGAAAAGAGTAGAAATGTTACTGTTTCTACTGCTGTTTGAACCTTCTTGTAAAATTCAGCCATTTCTCCTTCCTTCTCACCTTCTTTTAATTCCGAATTCCGGAATAAAAAAAGTGCAAACGAACTATTGGCCAGTTCCATCAATTCCTTCTTTGTATTCTCGATCTGGTTATACTTGTTGAACTCTGGATCATTTATTCTGTTTTCGacaaatttgttaattacTAATGTTTTCGGTATTAGATGATGGAGGAATTGTGGTATTTCCTTATTGAACTGGTAAGTTTCTGGAACTTCTAGTGGGTAGTACTGGCTCCAAAATGACAACAAATATACTATATCGGCATTCCCGTATGAAAAATGTAGAAATGCTACTGGGAAGTTTAGTTTTGAGAAATATATCCAGCCTGCTATTGTATGGCATATTGCTATTTCCGATTTTTTTCTCTGATCATTTTGTGAGAAGTAGAGGTTTACAAGTTGGAGTGCTTCTTTGATTTTATCGTTTTCCAGGAAATTTGAGATGTTTTCGTAATAACTTGAGGGTTGAACTGCTGTAACAATCGTTGATGTTGCGCACAAAAAATTGCACTTGTCTGGCATGAAGTAGGTTATTGCTGAGGTTCTGAGGTCCAGTGTCTTGTATAACAATTGGTCTCTAATTCCATGTATTTCCAGCTTCTTTTTCGAGGTTAGGCCAACTATGAAGGGAGGGCATGAGCCCAGAGATTCCAGGGTTCCACTCCACTGAATTGTGTTCTTGTTTGACAGGTTCATCGTTTCTACGTTATAGAACACTCCTATGTTATCGCACACTATCATTACATCGTTATCTATACATGTACACGTTATTATGTTCTTTGCTGGACTTGGTTTTTGCATTCTTCTATCAGTTGAAAGGTCGTTCCTACAAAGTTCTGTGTAAACCGTTCCTTCCGCATTAGTCATCGAGTAGGATGTGGATGATCCAATAACTATTGTATCATTTAACCAGCAGATTGTCAGTGGTATATCCGATATAGAAATGTCTCTCTGATGCAATACATTTTCTCCAATTGCTGAgtatatttgtattttctGTTTTAATCCTACACATATATTCGCCATATATGTTATCGGTAAGATTTTGTCTGAGCTTCTTACTTCTTCACATCCTTCTATTGCCTGTCTTGTAAAACATGAGACTTTTTTGCACAAAATTATCGGCTTAGTTTTCAGAAATATATTCACGATGAACAAATCCCCTTCAGAATCCTGTGCTAATAATTCTTCCCTGGGTTCCAATGAGCTTATGTTAACAATTGGGTTTTTTGAAACTTTAATCTTGTTTTTTTCATTTGTGTTTACTATAGTCTGTAGAATAATGACTTTGATGAGTATATGTGTATTTGATCATGAATGGTGTTGACTTACACTTATGGAAGGagatttaaatgaaaaaatcTGTCCTAAATTATTCCCTAGAAAAATTCTTCCATGACACCAGGCCACTGATGTAATTTTTGACTCTTCCATCCATCTGAGGACGGTGTTGTTGTTGAATATGACCATTTGGGCATtcttattttaattttgatagatttattgagtttatcatttttgtaatttgaTATACTACATTTTAGGTTAAAGTTTTACTTTTACATTTAAACACATGATGAATGAAAATGTGAAGCGGCACAACATACATAAGTAGTCTACAcattcatttattttattttttaaaattatttttaaagatttaaaaGTTTCTTGTGGTAAAAgtatttatcattattgTTAAGCAGGACGAGATTCTCatctaaatttaaatgattcTCCTTGATCACTAACCGTTACTTTCTACGAACTTGATCTCGCCTTCGTCGTATTGTTCGTAATCTGCTACTCCCTTTTCAGTTTTTCTCATTTTATTCAGCACAATCGTCTCTATATCTCCCAGGAATTCCACTGCACATCTGACCTTGGGTACATCCATAGGAACGAAAGTTCCtgaatttaatttagatCACAAATGTGTAGATACCATAATTCAATTTGACCTTTTTGAGATATGGCAATGCCATTAATGCTTCTATTGTTGGTCTATTATCTGGGTTCTGCTCCAGACATATCTTCATAAATTCTTTTGTATCTTCGTGTTCACAGAGTTCAATTTTAGAGTAGTCCAGTTCATTTTTGTTCGTTGTTGACAAGCAAATTGACTCATATAACAATTTACCTATCATCCAAGTGTGTGCTTTCGAGACCATTAAAGGGTCTTGTGTGTAGGATGGATCTCCTTCAGACTCTGGTGGTAGGTACCTAAAACAGAGATCcattaaaatgaaaataccATTCAATGTTCTTCCCCCATAGAAGAGTTGCGATAGTTTGTACAGAGTGTTTTTTAAGGAGTGAAACTCCCCAGGTTCCGAGAAGCGACTATAACATTATTGAGTTTTCACGAAACAAACTAGTGGGACTCCTCCTGATAGTATAACTCCTCCATTATTGAAGTAAATTCTACTTGACTTTAGTGGAAGAATGAATTTCAAGTCCTTCATGTAATTGACCATCCTTATCACTTCTCTTATTACCACTTGTGTTTGCCTCAATCTCTCAGATGAATTGAACTGAGAGGACTTTTCAAGCAGGAGTGAGAATGGAGAAtctaaacaaatattacaGTTGTTTGAAAGTTATTGTGTCTAACGTTTAATGAACTGAATTTGCTCAACCACGCAGTTTTTATGGACTTTCACTGAATTTGAGAATAGAATTTGActctaaaatatatttttattttcttttgCTAACCTTCTTTGGCACTTTCAACTTcaattcttttaatttatccaGAACAGAGTTGTACAAATGCCCTAATTTTTTTGCTTCTTCTGGTGTAATGTCGTTTAATGTTCTGAATTTGTACACTATAGGTGTGCACTCGACCGTATTATACATCTAaagtttttaatttaacttGTATGGTTAATTTACCTTCCACACTACTGAATTACAGGAGAGTCCTATGCACTTCCATGGCAGTGAATTTTCTGGCTTGTGGTATGGTCCAATCACctatgaaaaaatataaaattttggaCTTACTGAAAACTCTGATAACGTTTGCATTCTGTCTCTAGACACTTGTAACTGTAACATTTCTTGTTCAGTCTCCTCCAAGCTTTGCAATGTCTTAATGTAATAGATATAGTGTGCTTCATTTGCTGGTAATTGTGAGCTTGGTGAGTATGCTGAGGCTGCGTTTTGTGTTCCAAACGCCTGCTCCATCCTTTGTAATGTTTTCATCTTAATTGTTGAGGCCATGTCCTGTACAAAGCCCTTCTCTCTCAGTATAGGGTCTCCTGGTTTCCACGATAgtacatttttaattcttccCCACCTAAGGTGAGAGTATCCTACTTCCAGTCTCAAATCCTGTCTCGTTGTCTTGAGTAAATCTTCTGCTTGGGACATGAAGTTTTCTTGCATTGTTGCCAAGATTTTTGAGTATATTATATCCTCGTTGATCAACTTTTGGTGAATTCTTCCCAGTCGATTGAACTCTTTTAGTATTTCATATTCTGCATCAAGTACATATCCCATTGCGTTGGTGTTcagtaaattaaaattgtacAGCTGGTTTAATAATTCTGCGAAGTCATTTTCgctaaaaattttaaaatattcattatatcCCATCCCAATTGGCTTAAGGCATAACAATAAA from Theileria annulata chromosome 1, complete sequence, *** SEQUENCING IN PROGRESS *** harbors:
- a CDS encoding uncharacterized protein (Weak SMART & Pfam hit to serine-Threonine protein kinase domain at the C-terminal end of this hypothetical protein; it is possible that this coding exons may code for 2-3 separate hypothetical genes); its protein translation is MKNGPPLYYGPTFREERGDSKSDDSNNNDLHILKDEESVDNISFPELSVESIASEELRNPVLNKITTCDTIDSPIRLDTSEQKPCGFSSLKTETFDNNFKDIHRLKRKHELLALSKRTLYSKLYTPKLEALQRLVEPGKYLINNHFDYQDKNLSTSSYTNYKGYLPNRLDLNNSESLTKADDIDPLYTFDSRSDTAFASSNRNTLSDLNSNFDFLDFEKITKESREVSFGDAESFNKPQLDSFQVETYTLNEHSPRSEYKDNYKSITKRQESVEKSDVLEKTKQQTPNILTLKSCDEYVNGRKKKRVQIPVNAYKSTLSSDGSIDKSHKIVLKFVSHDSEDFDYEPKNLLELIEERLESIANSTELYGDKIINPEFIIEQLESLRPPNMDRELFLLLCLKPIGMGYNEYFKIFSENDFAELLNQLYNFNLLNTNAMGYVLDAEYEILKEFNRLGRIHQKLINEDIIYSKILATMQENFMSQAEDLLKTTRQDLRLEVGYSHLRWGRIKNVLSWKPGDPILREKGFVQDMASTIKMKTLQRMEQAFGTQNAASAYSPSSQLPANEAHYIYYIKTLQSLEETEQEMLQLQVSRDRMQTLSEFSVIGPYHKPENSLPWKCIGLSCNSVVWKMYNTVECTPIVYKFRTLNDITPEEAKKLGHLYNSVLDKLKELKLKVPKKSQILFSNSVKVHKNCVVEQIQFIKHSPFSLLLEKSSQFNSSERLRQTQVVIREVIRMVNYMKDLKFILPLKSSRIYFNNGGVILSGGSLLGTWGVSLLKKHSVQTIATLLWGKNIEWYFHFNGSLYLPPESEGDPSYTQDPLMVSKAHTWMIGKLLYESICLSTTNKNELDYSKIELCEHEDTKEFMKICLEQNPDNRPTIEALMALPYLKKVKLNYGTFVPMDVPKVRCAVEFLGDIETIVLNKMRKTEKGVADYEQYDEGEIKFVESNG
- a CDS encoding uncharacterized protein (Weak SMART hit to CNH kinase domain), which produces MLCRFTFSFIMCLNNAQMVIFNNNTVLRWMEESKITSVAWCHGRIFLGNNLGQIFSFKSPSISTIVNTNEKNKIKVSKNPIVNISSLEPREELLAQDSEGDLFIVNIFLKTKPIILCKKVSCFTRQAIEGCEEVRSSDKILPITYMANICVGLKQKIQIYSAIGENVLHQRDISISDIPLTICWLNDTIVIGSSTSYSMTNAEGTVYTELCRNDLSTDRRMQKPSPAKNIITCTCIDNDVMIVCDNIGVFYNVETMNLSNKNTIQWSGTLESLGSCPPFIVGLTSKKKLEIHGIRDQLLYKTLDLRTSAITYFMPDKCNFLCATSTIVTAVQPSSYYENISNFLENDKIKEALQLVNLYFSQNDQRKKSEIAICHTIAGWIYFSKLNFPVAFLHFSYGNADIVYLLSFWSQYYPLEVPETYQFNKEIPQFLHHLIPKTLVINKFVENRINDPEFNKYNQIENTKKELMELANSSFALFLFRNSELKEGEKEGEMAEFYKKVQTAVETVTFLLFSESDDLRYNHILRKDKNSSFVDVDATKNHLIDMDKSDLYAKLLIRDGRLIEAMGVLSDLVTSRNVHSHHNLEGGSDTPCIELASCINLVLDSVGKNKNSELSPNFTPEETKEILYTYLPLLFESSPSSALNVLTKNHTTLPLNSDEILSMINEHCKKSSHGHTDMPQLQIKYLEDLVLKNKSGGVHENTLLVKYYIQSLSSTQGNFNVDNKQGFESQNDRKQALFQLLEGNYTFDLPKIENLICSLDMPEARVILYSKLGKHYQALETIYTKWVTNQVKLCEAYCLCFGDITKFDQLNKDNPYKRLFTYYDYWTEKAEEWPLADTNLYIINQESETSIDNLIMDLLKIIVSHTGTENKTTITKHLISKYIHFCGYNSSLNGTSLLEVIPGDWNFNEFANLFNHLQLRMLHSQRTKSVKKGLARSLHSKTSLSLYKLTSLQPVRIDTNTLCMVCSEPIKIGTSIAIKIPPQKDTSESNNSIRQPLVVHEYCIRKGLMS